A genomic region of Anaerolineae bacterium contains the following coding sequences:
- a CDS encoding triose-phosphate isomerase — translation MRQPMVAANWKMHKTIEEARMLVWQLLDGGLREYPQVERVLCPPFTALLPVSALLAGTDIGLGAQNMHWKEQGAYTGEIAPAMVAEIAGYVILGHSERRGYFGETDEMVQRKVQAALRHDLTPIVCVGETLEEREAGQTEAVVQRQITQGLAGLSAEQAARIVIAYEPVWAIGTGKAATPEEANRVVAEVIRRALAEMFDEKVAQGVRVLYGGSVKPHNAAPFFNQPDIDGALVGGASLHADQFLAIVRAAAETV, via the coding sequence ATGCGCCAACCCATGGTCGCCGCCAACTGGAAGATGCACAAAACCATTGAAGAGGCCCGCATGTTGGTCTGGCAACTGCTGGACGGCGGGCTCCGGGAGTACCCCCAGGTGGAGCGGGTGCTCTGTCCACCCTTTACCGCCCTGCTGCCCGTGTCGGCGTTACTGGCCGGCACCGATATCGGCCTCGGTGCCCAGAACATGCACTGGAAAGAGCAGGGGGCCTACACCGGCGAAATTGCCCCGGCCATGGTGGCCGAAATCGCCGGCTATGTCATCCTCGGGCACTCCGAACGCCGCGGGTACTTCGGCGAGACCGACGAGATGGTTCAGCGCAAGGTCCAGGCCGCCCTGCGCCACGATTTAACCCCCATCGTCTGCGTAGGCGAGACCCTGGAGGAACGCGAAGCCGGGCAAACCGAGGCCGTGGTGCAGCGTCAGATCACCCAGGGGCTGGCCGGGCTGAGCGCCGAACAAGCCGCCCGCATCGTCATCGCCTACGAACCGGTGTGGGCCATCGGCACGGGCAAGGCCGCCACGCCCGAGGAAGCCAACCGGGTGGTGGCCGAGGTCATCCGCCGGGCGCTAGCCGAGATGTTCGATGAAAAGGTGGCGCAGGGGGTGCGGGTGCTTTACGGCGGCTCGGTGAAACCCCACAACGCCGCGCCATTCTTCAACCAACCGGACATCGATGGCGCGCTGGTGGGCGGGGCCAGCTTGCACGCCGACCAGTTCCTGGCCATCGTCCGCGCCGCCGCGGAGACGGTATAG
- a CDS encoding CoA transferase, with protein MLPLQGITILDFTRLLPGPYLTQLLSDLGATVIKVESTLAGDYARIVPPEMGLAGLFEAVNAGKKSLAVNYRRPEGREVIYRLVERADVFIEGFRPGAVERYRLDYTTLQAINPRLVYCALSGYGQAGPYRQRAGHDLNYVAVGGALGLNGEADGPPVPPGVPIADLAGGMLAAIAILAALMGRERTGQGMYLDIGLMDAVVSWMTPLALGPYFAQGVVPERGQMPLAGGLPCYQVYPTGDGRYLTLAALEPHFWAAFCEAVDHPEWIPRQLDPALKDELRALFRQRTLAEWLALLDQVDACVEPVVTVEEMLNHPQVRARGHVRVEGGRPVGMAPPFVFVPRERPPAPRLGEHTREILRSIGYTPAEVEALDTEGVVKA; from the coding sequence GTGCTACCCCTTCAAGGCATCACCATTCTGGATTTCACTCGCTTGCTTCCCGGCCCCTACCTGACCCAACTGCTGAGCGACTTAGGGGCCACGGTCATCAAGGTCGAGAGCACCCTGGCCGGCGACTATGCCCGGATCGTCCCGCCGGAGATGGGGCTGGCCGGGCTGTTCGAGGCGGTCAACGCGGGCAAGAAGAGCCTGGCGGTGAACTACCGCAGGCCTGAGGGGCGCGAGGTGATCTACCGCCTGGTGGAGCGGGCCGATGTGTTCATCGAGGGGTTCCGACCGGGGGCCGTGGAACGCTATCGTCTGGACTACACGACCCTGCAGGCCATCAACCCGCGGCTGGTGTACTGCGCTCTTTCGGGATATGGGCAGGCAGGCCCTTACCGTCAGCGCGCCGGGCATGATCTCAACTATGTGGCCGTCGGCGGTGCCCTGGGCCTCAACGGCGAAGCGGATGGGCCGCCCGTGCCGCCGGGGGTGCCCATCGCCGATTTGGCCGGTGGGATGCTGGCGGCCATTGCTATCCTGGCGGCTTTGATGGGGCGCGAGCGCACTGGTCAGGGGATGTATCTGGACATCGGGTTGATGGATGCGGTGGTTTCGTGGATGACCCCACTGGCCCTGGGACCTTACTTCGCTCAAGGGGTGGTCCCCGAGCGGGGGCAGATGCCCCTGGCCGGAGGGTTGCCCTGCTACCAGGTGTACCCTACGGGCGATGGTCGATACCTCACCCTGGCGGCGCTGGAGCCTCATTTCTGGGCCGCCTTCTGTGAAGCGGTGGACCATCCAGAGTGGATCCCCCGACAACTGGACCCAGCCTTGAAGGACGAGTTGCGCGCGCTTTTCCGTCAGCGCACCCTGGCGGAGTGGCTGGCCCTTCTGGACCAGGTGGACGCCTGCGTTGAGCCGGTGGTCACGGTGGAAGAGATGCTGAACCATCCCCAGGTGCGGGCGCGGGGGCATGTGCGCGTGGAAGGGGGGCGGCCGGTGGGCATGGCACCGCCTTTCGTCTTCGTGCCGCGGGAGCGCCCCCCGGCACCCCGCCTGGGGGAACACACCCGGGAGATTTTGCGCAGCATCGGCTACACCCCCGCCGAGGTGGAGGCCCTGGACACCGAAGGGGTGGTGAAGGCCTGA
- the acnA gene encoding aconitate hydratase AcnA, producing the protein MSHPFVEARSTLKTASGEVVYYRLAALEERGLTQIDRLPFSIRVMLESVLRQVNGVEITEEDVVNLAKWTPRAEHRPTLPYSPARVVMQDFTGVPAVVDLAAMRSAMARLGRDPAKVNPLIPVHLIIDHSVQVDFFATPDALRRNVELEFRRNRERYEFLHWGQKAFDNFKVVPPATGIIHQVNLEYLARVVMTTKVDGETVAYPDTLVGTDSHTVMINGLGVVGWGVGGIEAEAAILGQPIYMVTPDVIGFKLYGELREGVTATDLVLTVTNILRQKGVVGKFVEFFGPGVIALSLPDRATIANMAPEYGATMGFFPVDEETLRYLRLTGRPEELIDLVERYTKAQGLFRTLDTPDPEFTDVVELDLSTVETCVAGPKRPQDRVRLFDLKPAFRKALTNEKGLHGFGLKPEDLVRKVPVVRNGQEAELTHGSVVIAAITSCTNTSNPSVLIAAGLLAKKAVEKGLRTKPYVKTSLAPGSRVVTEYLKQAGLLEPLAQLGFQLVGYGCTTCIGNSGPLPPEVAKAVTEGDLVVAAVSSGNRNFEGRVHPLVKAHYLMSPPLVVAYALAGTVDFDMATDPLGYDQDGNPVYLRDIWPSTEEIQRAIDEHVTPDLFKEKYADVFTGNEMWNSLPSPDGEIYAWSPDSTYIQEPPFFMDLSLDVPPITEIHNARALAVLGDSVTTDHISPAGAIPPDSPAGKHLISKGVQPKDFNSYGSRRGNHEVMMRGTFANIRLRNKLVPGVEGGYTIHLPDGEQMTIYDAAMKYQEEGVPLVVLAGKEYGTGSSRDWAAKGTALLGVKAVIAESFERIHRSNLVGMGVLPLQFKPGDSVESLGLTGHEVFHIEGLKDDLEPLSVVTVRAVREDGTEITFPVIVRLDTTMEITYYRNGGILHTVLRNMAREA; encoded by the coding sequence ATGAGCCATCCCTTTGTAGAAGCACGAAGCACGCTGAAGACGGCCAGCGGTGAAGTGGTGTATTACCGGCTGGCCGCCCTGGAGGAGCGCGGTCTGACCCAGATCGACCGGCTGCCTTTTTCCATCCGGGTCATGCTGGAATCGGTGTTGCGCCAGGTCAACGGTGTCGAGATCACCGAGGAGGATGTGGTCAACCTGGCTAAGTGGACGCCCCGGGCCGAGCATCGCCCCACCCTGCCGTACAGCCCGGCGCGGGTGGTCATGCAGGACTTCACCGGCGTCCCGGCGGTAGTCGACCTGGCCGCCATGCGCTCGGCCATGGCCCGCCTGGGCCGCGATCCGGCCAAGGTCAACCCGCTCATCCCCGTGCACCTGATCATCGACCACTCGGTGCAGGTGGACTTTTTCGCCACGCCCGACGCCCTGCGGCGCAATGTGGAACTCGAGTTCCGGCGCAACCGCGAGCGCTACGAATTCCTCCACTGGGGGCAAAAGGCCTTTGACAACTTCAAGGTCGTGCCCCCCGCCACGGGCATCATCCACCAGGTCAACCTGGAATACCTGGCCAGGGTGGTGATGACCACCAAGGTGGACGGCGAGACGGTGGCCTACCCCGACACCCTGGTGGGCACGGACAGCCACACAGTGATGATCAACGGCCTGGGCGTGGTCGGCTGGGGCGTAGGCGGCATCGAGGCCGAGGCTGCCATCCTGGGCCAGCCCATTTACATGGTCACGCCCGATGTCATCGGGTTCAAACTTTACGGTGAACTGCGCGAAGGCGTCACGGCCACCGACCTGGTGCTCACCGTGACGAACATCCTGCGCCAGAAAGGCGTGGTGGGCAAGTTCGTCGAGTTCTTCGGCCCCGGCGTGATCGCGTTGAGCCTGCCCGACCGCGCCACCATCGCCAACATGGCCCCCGAATACGGCGCAACCATGGGCTTCTTCCCCGTGGACGAGGAGACCCTGCGCTACCTGCGGTTGACCGGGCGACCGGAAGAACTCATCGACCTGGTGGAACGCTACACTAAAGCCCAGGGCCTCTTCCGCACTCTCGATACCCCGGACCCCGAATTCACCGATGTGGTAGAACTGGACCTGAGCACGGTGGAGACCTGCGTGGCCGGCCCCAAGCGCCCCCAGGACCGGGTGCGGCTCTTCGACCTCAAGCCTGCCTTCCGCAAGGCGTTGACCAATGAGAAGGGCCTGCACGGCTTCGGGCTGAAACCGGAAGACCTGGTGCGCAAAGTGCCCGTGGTGCGCAACGGCCAGGAGGCCGAACTGACCCACGGCTCGGTGGTCATTGCGGCCATCACCTCCTGCACCAACACCTCCAACCCCTCGGTGCTCATCGCTGCCGGGCTGCTGGCCAAAAAGGCGGTGGAGAAGGGCCTGCGCACCAAGCCCTATGTGAAGACCAGCCTGGCCCCCGGTTCCCGCGTGGTCACCGAATACCTGAAACAGGCAGGTCTGCTGGAGCCGCTGGCCCAACTAGGGTTCCAGTTGGTGGGCTACGGCTGCACCACCTGCATCGGCAACAGTGGGCCTCTGCCGCCGGAGGTCGCCAAGGCGGTCACCGAGGGCGATCTGGTGGTAGCCGCGGTGAGCTCGGGCAACCGCAACTTCGAGGGCCGTGTCCATCCGCTGGTGAAGGCGCATTACCTCATGTCCCCGCCTTTGGTGGTGGCTTACGCCCTGGCCGGTACGGTGGACTTCGACATGGCCACCGATCCCCTGGGCTACGACCAGGACGGCAATCCGGTGTACCTGCGCGACATCTGGCCTTCCACGGAAGAGATTCAGCGCGCCATCGACGAGCATGTCACCCCCGATCTCTTCAAAGAAAAGTACGCCGATGTGTTCACCGGCAACGAAATGTGGAACAGCCTTCCCAGCCCTGACGGCGAAATCTACGCCTGGAGTCCGGATTCCACTTACATCCAGGAGCCGCCCTTCTTCATGGACCTCTCCCTGGATGTGCCGCCCATCACCGAGATCCACAACGCCCGCGCGCTGGCCGTGCTGGGCGACTCGGTGACCACAGACCACATCTCGCCAGCCGGGGCCATCCCGCCCGACAGCCCGGCCGGGAAGCACCTGATCTCCAAAGGCGTGCAGCCCAAGGACTTCAACTCCTACGGTTCACGGCGCGGCAACCACGAGGTGATGATGCGCGGCACCTTCGCCAACATCCGCCTGCGCAACAAGTTGGTGCCGGGTGTGGAGGGTGGCTACACCATCCACCTGCCCGACGGCGAACAGATGACCATCTACGACGCGGCCATGAAGTACCAGGAGGAAGGCGTGCCGCTGGTGGTGCTGGCCGGGAAAGAATACGGCACTGGCTCCAGCCGCGACTGGGCGGCCAAGGGTACGGCCCTGCTGGGCGTCAAGGCGGTCATCGCCGAGTCCTTCGAGCGCATCCACCGCTCCAACCTGGTGGGGATGGGCGTGCTGCCCTTGCAGTTCAAGCCCGGTGACAGCGTGGAGAGCCTGGGCCTCACCGGCCACGAGGTCTTCCACATTGAGGGCCTGAAGGACGATTTGGAACCGCTGAGCGTGGTCACCGTGCGCGCGGTGCGCGAAGACGGCACGGAAATCACCTTCCCCGTCATCGTGCGCCTGGACACGACGATGGAGATCACCTACTACCGCAACGGCGGCATCCTGCACACCGTGCTGCGCAACATGGCCCGCGAGGCCTGA
- a CDS encoding peptide ABC transporter substrate-binding protein, whose product MRRRAILWFMGTFAALLLVACSGAPTPVSVTPVVTAPPTPTVGVRIITPTPPASPPKTLTVCLGAEPQDLYLYGAASPAKQAVLDALYDGPIDTTNYGYEPVILEKLPNLADGDAQLKPVTVQPGDTIVDVRGRVTPLIDGVTYFPSGCQRLTCARTYDANQDGAVTMDRLEITFRLLPGVKWSDGERLTADDSVFSFQVAPQNFKKQRTAAYSAEDDHTVRWVGLPGFYDPTYFLNFWTPLPKHRLGKYTAQQGLGQVEEARLRPLGWGPYLLQEWVPGDHLTLARNPYYFRGGQGLPRFEYLVFRFIGQDAATAVDALVAGECDVLDTSIPLDEQFDTLKALADAGKIALHIAPMATTEEFLYFGINPAAYDNGWQYGDRPEILSDPRVRQALAMCIDRQALVDDLYHGLAETSATYLPPQHPLYNKEARDYPYDPQKAQDLLEAANWVDDDGDPATPRVYQGPKEPYFIPQGTPLTLRYLTDTAPFRQKAAQRIAQDLQACGVGVEVQTLPPKQLYQPGPEGPLFGRQFDLAQTAFATGGEPPCLLWTSSFTPGDPNATRGDIEWIRKAFKEDDPTLKLPAFLYGWGGTNLSGYFSLDFDRACIAANSSLEDQEIYTQNHLKAQAIFAEDLPAVPLYFHVKIAASRPDMCGFLVDPTTDSVLWHIEFFDYGPDCQP is encoded by the coding sequence ATGCGAAGACGCGCAATACTCTGGTTCATGGGCACCTTCGCGGCGCTGCTGCTGGTCGCATGTTCAGGCGCCCCCACCCCGGTGAGCGTGACGCCGGTCGTCACCGCACCGCCTACCCCCACCGTGGGCGTGCGCATCATCACCCCCACCCCTCCCGCCAGCCCGCCCAAAACCCTCACCGTTTGCTTGGGCGCCGAGCCGCAAGACCTCTACCTTTACGGCGCGGCTTCGCCTGCCAAGCAAGCCGTGCTGGATGCCCTTTACGACGGCCCCATTGACACCACCAACTACGGCTACGAGCCCGTCATCCTGGAAAAACTCCCCAACCTGGCCGATGGCGACGCCCAACTCAAGCCCGTCACCGTGCAGCCGGGGGACACCATCGTGGATGTGCGGGGCCGCGTGACGCCGCTGATCGACGGGGTGACCTATTTCCCCTCGGGCTGCCAGCGGCTCACCTGCGCGCGCACCTACGACGCCAACCAGGACGGCGCCGTGACCATGGATCGCCTGGAGATCACCTTCCGCCTGCTCCCCGGCGTGAAGTGGTCCGACGGAGAGCGCCTGACCGCCGACGATAGCGTGTTCTCCTTCCAGGTGGCCCCACAAAACTTCAAGAAGCAACGCACCGCCGCCTACTCAGCAGAAGACGACCACACCGTCCGCTGGGTGGGCCTGCCGGGGTTCTACGACCCCACCTACTTCCTCAACTTTTGGACTCCGCTGCCCAAGCACCGGTTGGGGAAATACACCGCCCAGCAGGGCCTGGGGCAAGTCGAGGAAGCCCGCCTGCGCCCCCTGGGCTGGGGTCCCTACCTGCTCCAGGAATGGGTCCCCGGCGACCACCTGACCCTGGCCCGCAACCCCTACTACTTCCGCGGCGGCCAGGGGCTCCCCCGGTTCGAGTACCTGGTCTTCCGCTTCATCGGCCAGGACGCGGCCACGGCGGTGGATGCCCTCGTGGCCGGGGAATGCGATGTGCTGGACACCTCCATCCCTCTGGATGAGCAGTTCGACACTTTGAAAGCCCTGGCCGACGCCGGCAAGATCGCCCTGCACATCGCCCCCATGGCCACCACCGAGGAATTCCTCTACTTCGGCATCAACCCGGCGGCCTACGACAACGGATGGCAATACGGTGACCGGCCCGAAATCCTCAGCGACCCGCGTGTGCGGCAGGCGCTGGCCATGTGCATCGACCGCCAGGCCCTGGTGGACGATCTGTACCACGGGCTGGCCGAAACCTCGGCCACTTACCTGCCGCCGCAGCACCCGCTGTACAACAAAGAAGCCCGGGATTACCCCTACGACCCGCAAAAGGCCCAGGATTTGCTGGAAGCCGCCAATTGGGTGGATGACGACGGCGACCCCGCCACACCCCGCGTGTACCAGGGCCCCAAGGAGCCGTACTTCATTCCCCAGGGCACCCCCCTCACGCTGCGCTACCTGACCGACACGGCACCTTTCCGCCAAAAGGCCGCCCAGCGCATCGCTCAGGACCTGCAGGCCTGTGGCGTGGGCGTGGAAGTGCAAACCCTGCCTCCAAAGCAACTCTACCAGCCCGGGCCCGAAGGGCCGCTCTTTGGCCGTCAGTTCGACCTGGCCCAAACCGCCTTCGCCACCGGGGGCGAGCCGCCCTGCCTGCTGTGGACCAGCAGTTTCACCCCCGGCGACCCCAACGCCACCCGGGGCGACATCGAATGGATCCGCAAAGCCTTCAAAGAGGATGACCCCACGCTCAAGCTGCCCGCCTTCCTCTACGGCTGGGGCGGCACCAACCTCTCCGGCTACTTCAGCCTCGACTTCGACCGCGCCTGCATCGCGGCCAACAGTTCCCTGGAAGACCAGGAAATCTACACCCAAAACCACCTCAAAGCCCAGGCCATCTTTGCCGAAGACCTGCCCGCGGTGCCACTCTATTTCCATGTGAAAATCGCCGCCTCGCGGCCCGACATGTGCGGCTTCCTGGTGGACCCCACCACCGACTCGGTGCTCTGGCATATCGAGTTCTTCGACTACGGCCCTGACTGCCAGCCCTGA
- a CDS encoding M48 family metalloprotease has protein sequence MRNLDPELQAVIRDLEAALGEETLEKARYQLRMKITQFLVGLLTSLVLALLWLPTGWAVALRDALHANTVWWRTWGFILLVTLINAILQFPLDWFFGFRLENRLGTNRQSFGGWLWDRVKQAALGIPVQSLPFLGLYLIFRRWPDRWFLGLVGIVVVFLGVFYLLQPVFLRMQYKAERLDDPELTERLRWLFAKAGVPFAGLSVIKASEKTSRGNAALVPRGAGTEVVIFDTLIEEVGPEGVEGTIAHELGHKVHRDMLRLMSLMGALLIAAFGVGYFVLQSLGTWDGLQGPIDVATLPLLELTVAWLGAALQVLINAYSRRREIAADRFALEMTQQPDVFERVMVALLRQNKHLPQPPAWIEALLYNHPSPARRVLMARQFGKALSARPA, from the coding sequence ATGCGCAACCTCGACCCCGAACTGCAAGCCGTCATCCGCGACCTGGAAGCCGCCTTAGGCGAGGAAACGCTGGAAAAGGCGCGCTACCAACTGCGGATGAAGATCACCCAGTTCCTCGTCGGTCTGCTCACTTCCCTGGTGCTGGCGCTGCTCTGGTTGCCCACCGGTTGGGCGGTGGCGCTGCGCGACGCCTTGCACGCCAACACCGTCTGGTGGCGCACCTGGGGCTTCATCCTGCTGGTCACGCTCATCAACGCTATCCTGCAGTTCCCCCTGGATTGGTTCTTCGGCTTTCGCCTGGAGAACCGCCTGGGCACCAACAGGCAGTCCTTCGGCGGCTGGCTGTGGGATCGGGTGAAGCAAGCGGCGCTGGGGATACCGGTGCAAAGCCTGCCTTTTCTGGGGCTCTATCTCATCTTCCGTCGCTGGCCGGACCGCTGGTTCCTGGGGCTGGTGGGTATCGTGGTGGTGTTCCTGGGGGTGTTTTACCTGCTGCAGCCCGTGTTCCTGCGGATGCAGTACAAGGCTGAGCGGCTGGACGACCCCGAACTCACCGAGCGCCTGCGCTGGCTGTTTGCCAAGGCGGGCGTGCCCTTCGCCGGGCTGTCGGTCATCAAGGCCTCGGAGAAGACCAGCCGGGGTAACGCCGCGCTGGTGCCCAGGGGCGCTGGCACCGAGGTGGTCATCTTCGACACGCTCATTGAGGAAGTGGGGCCGGAGGGGGTGGAAGGTACCATCGCCCACGAACTGGGGCACAAAGTCCATCGTGATATGCTCAGATTGATGAGCCTGATGGGTGCGCTGCTCATTGCCGCCTTTGGGGTGGGCTACTTCGTGCTGCAAAGCCTGGGCACCTGGGACGGGTTGCAAGGGCCCATCGATGTGGCCACCCTGCCCCTGCTGGAGTTGACCGTGGCCTGGCTGGGCGCGGCGTTGCAGGTGCTGATTAACGCCTACAGCCGCCGCCGGGAAATAGCCGCCGACCGCTTCGCTCTGGAGATGACCCAACAGCCGGATGTCTTCGAGCGAGTGATGGTCGCCCTGCTCAGGCAGAACAAACATCTGCCTCAACCGCCAGCCTGGATAGAAGCCTTGCTTTACAACCATCCCAGCCCGGCCCGGCGGGTGCTGATGGCGCGGCAGTTTGGGAAAGCCTTGTCCGCTCGTCCTGCTTGA
- a CDS encoding protein kinase: protein MPFTAGMQVGPYRILEPLGQGGMATVFKAYHAALDRYVAIKVLHPALLEDPNFLARFRREARVVAKLDHSNIVPIYDFNEHQGYPYLVMKYIKGETLKARMKHGPLSSEEIRTVVEAVGSALAYAHRQGVLHRDIKPSNVLLSQDGRIYLSDFGLARMAASGESTLSADMIMGTPQYIAPEQAMGKRNLDARTDIYSFGVMLYEMLVGRVPFLADTPYSIIHDHIYSPLPRPRDLNPRVSEAMERVLLKALAKAPEDRFVTVEEMLRAFRQAWESPTVPTTPPKGEETPRIPPPPQTTVPAPAEPTLPPGERPAAGTVTASPTPTRPEAPSPPRRRRRWWVALLALMGVGALCLLGVGLLGQAHPGRPTQGRPIRPTAPATPTSTETLDQGVSPQDTGANDLLQRIRANPTDPQPYLELALLQYRRHQPGRGETPLTRGINLCVQQQRPDLLLDYAFQFLDLGEPLPATRLLLAAGPLIPADQRGQWDDVFRQAAYWAAEDPNFEHFIPAGTLAKYDPPFSEVVQARYQLYNGDPARGYALLRRVLRDKGTMPEALLLDAEYAVLDARDPDLARRRLERLTSMSEAPGWVLDAAQEMLKMLPTPSP from the coding sequence GTGCCCTTCACCGCTGGCATGCAAGTTGGGCCATACCGCATTCTGGAACCCCTGGGCCAGGGAGGGATGGCCACGGTGTTCAAGGCCTACCACGCCGCGCTGGATCGCTACGTGGCCATCAAAGTGCTCCACCCGGCCCTGTTGGAAGACCCCAACTTCCTGGCCCGCTTTCGCCGCGAGGCGCGGGTGGTGGCCAAACTGGATCATTCTAACATCGTCCCCATCTACGACTTCAACGAACACCAAGGATATCCCTATCTGGTGATGAAGTACATCAAGGGGGAGACCCTCAAAGCCCGGATGAAGCACGGGCCGCTCAGCTCCGAAGAAATCCGCACCGTGGTGGAGGCCGTGGGCAGCGCCCTGGCCTATGCCCATCGTCAGGGCGTGTTGCACCGGGATATCAAGCCCTCCAATGTGCTCCTGAGCCAGGATGGGCGCATCTACCTGAGCGATTTCGGCCTGGCCCGCATGGCCGCCTCTGGCGAATCGACGCTTTCGGCCGACATGATCATGGGCACACCCCAGTACATTGCCCCCGAACAGGCCATGGGCAAGAGGAACCTGGACGCCCGCACGGACATCTACTCCTTTGGGGTAATGCTCTACGAAATGCTGGTGGGGCGCGTGCCTTTCCTGGCCGACACGCCCTACTCCATCATCCACGATCACATCTACTCCCCGCTTCCTCGCCCACGGGACCTCAACCCCCGGGTCTCCGAAGCCATGGAGCGGGTGCTGCTCAAAGCGCTGGCCAAAGCCCCCGAAGATCGCTTCGTCACGGTAGAGGAGATGCTCCGGGCCTTTCGCCAGGCCTGGGAAAGCCCCACCGTGCCCACAACGCCCCCTAAGGGAGAGGAAACCCCGCGCATCCCACCCCCGCCTCAGACCACCGTTCCCGCGCCGGCCGAACCCACCCTGCCCCCCGGGGAGCGACCTGCCGCCGGGACGGTGACTGCTTCCCCAACGCCCACCCGGCCGGAAGCGCCCTCGCCACCCCGACGCCGGCGTCGCTGGTGGGTGGCGCTGCTGGCGTTGATGGGCGTCGGCGCGCTTTGCCTGCTGGGCGTGGGCCTGCTCGGTCAGGCGCATCCCGGCCGGCCCACGCAAGGGCGGCCCATTCGCCCCACGGCACCGGCCACCCCCACCTCCACCGAGACCCTCGATCAGGGGGTCTCCCCCCAGGACACGGGAGCCAACGACCTGCTGCAGCGCATCCGGGCCAACCCTACCGATCCCCAACCTTACCTCGAACTGGCTCTGTTGCAGTACCGCCGCCACCAGCCTGGCCGCGGCGAAACGCCACTGACGCGCGGCATCAATCTGTGCGTCCAACAACAACGCCCCGATTTGCTCCTCGATTACGCTTTCCAGTTTCTGGATCTAGGCGAACCGCTGCCGGCCACGCGGCTTTTGTTGGCCGCCGGGCCGCTCATCCCCGCAGATCAACGCGGGCAATGGGACGATGTGTTTCGCCAGGCCGCTTACTGGGCGGCCGAAGACCCCAACTTCGAGCACTTCATCCCGGCGGGCACATTGGCCAAGTACGACCCGCCCTTCAGCGAGGTCGTGCAGGCCCGTTACCAACTCTACAATGGCGACCCCGCCCGCGGGTACGCCCTGCTGAGGCGGGTGCTGCGGGACAAGGGCACCATGCCCGAAGCTCTGCTCCTGGACGCCGAATACGCAGTGCTCGACGCCCGCGACCCGGACCTGGCCCGGCGTCGGCTGGAACGCCTGACAAGCATGTCCGAAGCCCCCGGCTGGGTGCTGGACGCCGCGCAGGAGATGCTTAAGATGTTGCCGACGCCCTCGCCCTGA